The Plutella xylostella chromosome 21, ilPluXylo3.1, whole genome shotgun sequence DNA window AGTTCACTGCCATTATACGATCAAACTCTTTCATCGTTTCTTCTCTGCCAAAAGAGACTGTGCTTGCTATGCCAGCATTATTAATAAGAATGTCAATTTGTCCGAAAGTCTGAACAGTTTTGTCAATGATCCTCTTAACATCTGCTTCAGTGGTCACATCAGCGTTGATGGCGAGAGGCTTGGTGCCGTTTTTGATGCATTTACTGGTGACACCGTCGAGCTTGGCTTGGTTCCTACCAACTAGGACTACACTGGCTCCTTGTTCAGCAAAACTCATGGCTATAGCTGCTCCTATACCAGAGCTGGCTCCAGTCACAATCACCACCTTGTCTTTGAAACTCATGGCTTGCAGTTGCACCCAGATAGCGTAATAAACTAGGCTTATGGTGCCTAGGTCAGGTATTTATAACAAATGGTTCGTGCCTAACAATGATTGTTTACACACAGCTATGTGGAAGTCATTTTGTAAGCAATTATAAAAACAGTTTGCTTTGGATAATGGGGTTTAATGGTTTGGAGTCTGGTGTGGAGTAATTGAAACGGTACCTAATGAATGTGCGTAAGTTAAGTAATACAAGTGAGTAGGttttgttgtaattttttataagagTATTAAATACACTATGGgacacttgcacaaacatttaaatctagatttagtgtcaaatcttgatttaagaaacgtcaatccatataaaatttgacactaaatcgagatttaacagtaaatctagatttaatatgttggtgcaagtggccctatgTCTGACGTTGTAAGAAGCTTATTAATGTAAATATGTTACTTTCAGAGTAAAAATGTCCTTAAATAAACTTGAATTATGCAGATCCCCTAGACTTTTTTTACTTGAAAAGAAATCTACGCTTCTACATAGGTTGGTACGAGTATTATGaattaagggtctgcaagggggaatcgagggttggcattgtcatagaattatgtagtaaacgatgctctacaaccttgaaaaaaatcacacaggtagccgaagagtctagctaggtgctgaatgattcgaattcaagtaaatgattatggataactgtaaataaaattcagaatatgacgaaaaaccagaaaatcacactcctgtattgtaacaactttgtcgtaattattaagaattttcatatgatttttatcatattataaagttaaaggcttggactaggcgctaaataccttgttttttaataaacacacacttattttgtgtaaattaatcccaaacttgagcaatttttttccctcaaatcttcatacaaatatctatggcggctttctgtgttataaaatcataaacacaagtgacgtttgacttagaaaacggccttgagtggcggtcaagttgttctccgcctgcgatactttccattaacattgggacttgttttcatgtttttagcgtacagtcgggtttttcgtttgcttattattatattttttataattgtatttttttatttgtaactttttagttgtttttattttatgaaattttacgtcagtagttcatgatcattttttatttcaataattttggtgttgttatttaaataccttcaatatgcatatttttgtaatgtgaaaatcaagcccttttatttgataccttacacggcaaagttgaattattattttttcgatcatcacgttatgtcctctagagggcgctatgtacattttaatggaacgtcacataacctataaccatcgcgccatcaatacgcttctaacaatacctcatacatcaaaatagaaactttgttggacatgactgtgtctttttaccatggaaaacgaatattttttttcgcgaatttgcaaatctcgtagaacaaaagttgtccagaatgactccttgagtcatccccttttggcttagtatagcccttttgcgacactatgtatttactttgctttgtcgtcggggttcagttggctggaggatgcccgaaacttattatctacactttaatacttgtagttacctttctacaagtaaataccacatttgtttgagaaagctaatcgggttccgagtatggagtaaagtggcacccctattaatttctactctttcctggtgcctaccagtgtaagtaagaattatacttacttaccctaaaatcacccaaaatgtacttgaacataattgtcaataaagttggcgagtaaaagtttatcgacccactgtgcaaacttacatgtgtgcgtgtcactgcgtgtgctgtgtgaagagcattgaaaacccaaaattggcgcggcacgtcaccctgtacgggcccttaatctAAAAACTAGCTGGTTGTAGCCTggaattatattataattataagtaggttGACCCATGCCATGAGTAGTAAATTGCCAAGATTCAGTTGTTGTTTATTCATATTATCATAACTTGAAATCATAACACAGAAGAAAATTATTCATAATTGACATAGGGTGAGGTACAATAATGattaaagtaagtacattgattatttttaatggtaggtattcaaattcaaatcatCAGGGCACTCTGCAAATGGAATaatcaattaaaactaaataggtagttctagtaacaataatttaattaagtagtaTACCAATTTATACATAACCGTGCTGTTacttaaatcaaataattgataataaatataatagtggAATCATAACAATCCTGTCCCCTTACCATTCGCTGATAACAACTGGACAACGAGGGAGAAATTCAACGTCGGATATGTCGAGTCATGGACGCAGGGTTGTCAAGACGTAAATAGAATAGTACATCACATGGCCTGAGCTCCGTTGTCAGTGATCCACCTGGACGCAGTCACACCCCTAGCCTTATCACTGGCGAGGAACAGAATGACATCAGCCACCTCCTGGGTCTCCGACACTCGGTGCAGCGCAGTCATTGCCTTCATGCTCTCCCAAACCTTGTCAGACACCGACCCGGGTATCCCCATGTTGTCTATGATATCCGTCTTCACCGGCCCAGGGTTGACAGCATTCACTCGGACGCCTTTAGGACCTAGTTCCAGAGCTAGGGACTTCGTGAAGCTATCCACAGCGGCTTTGGAGGGGCAGTACGCCCAGCCGTTAGGGAAGGTTTTTGTTGACGCAATGCTGGATACGTTGATGATGTTTCCTTGGGACTGGAGCAGGTACGGCAGGGCTAGGTAGGTGAGGTGAACGACCGCGCGGTAGTTCAGCGTCATGACGTCATCAAGTGCCGCCATCGTGTCTTGGCTTCCGAAGGTGACTGTGGTGTTTTTACCAGCATTGTTGACCAGCACGTCGATTTTACCGTAGGCTTTCAGCGTTTCTTCTATAATCCTCTTCGCGTCCTCTTCTTTGACGACATCAGCGTTGATGACTAGAGGTTTCTTGCCAGCTTCGAAGCACAAGCTGGTGACATTGTCGAGCTTGGCTTGGTTTCTTGCTACCAAGACCACGTTGGCTCCTTGGCCCGCGAAGCTCACGGCCGTCGCCGCTCCGATGCCGGAGCTGGCTCCGGTCACTATCACCACCTTGTCTTTGAAACTCATGGTCACTGTCTGTTCACAGGTGTTTGTTCCACTGAAGCTGATAGCCGAGTGGCGGGTCAGCCACTTGCGACGGTGTTATCGATGTTATCAGCGTTATTGCCGAATCGTATTACtaaatacgtaggtacatatacttattatatgaAGTATCATTTAGTGGTTCTTTACAATAAATTGATTTGTCCgcgaaaaatacaaatatgaCTGAAATCGGAAGCCATGATAAACGTAATATTTACcccattttaaattaattgaattcTTAACACTAACCTTATAATCGCTAGCGCTATATATAGGTCTATAAGATATACCTCAGAGTAGTAATAATAACATGGAATCTCTATCAGCAAACATAAATGTAATTAGACTATATTTTACAGTGTTAATCCACTCACCCAACAATAACCGTACGATACCGATCATAATCTGAACTTATGTTCCCATCCACGGTTAGTGCTCACCTAATGACCTACCTAGGGTACCTGGATACTGGGTTGGTTCTATTATTCCTTAATCTATTGTACAGGTAACCTAGGTGCCTACCTACAGacctacaataataatgtcatatcataagttatacttactaaaatcgtcttcataggtatttatataatgATTATGTTTCCTAACAACTACAGTTATTTACCGTGTAGGTACGTATTAAACTAATCGTAAAATAAAGATACTCAGAAAGTGTATCTAGGTATAATTATGCCCTTTTGGtttactataaaatataactatatatCACAAGCATGGAATATATGTAATTGTCTAACGAGAAGGACCTACGTTCTTCAGAAAGTATAGTTATTTCCCTAGCTAAATCCATAACCAAGATATTATGGCAGTATGAATGAGTCGGGAACCAAAAAGGTCTACATTGGCAAATCCCCAATGTTTGCCGACCGCCCCGGGGTCTATAAATACATTACTGGTTAGCGGGAATAAAGGCATTACTTATGTGCTTACCAATATTCGTAACCTCATTTCTAGAGGTGAACGAAGATAAATAAGTagctaattatttaataaaccgTGGGTTATTCGTTATTTATGGAATAAATGGATTTCATTTTGTTGATGGCTTTATTGAACGGGTAAGGTTAAGTAAAGTTAAAGTATAcgggtaagtacctactacctttatttttcacaaaataaGAGATGTTGAGTAGGTAGGTTCAGAAAGAGaggtgtaagtaggtatataggtctGTACGTTTTTCCTTGGTAAGTATGGTATATTCTGAACCTTCTATACAGGGCATTTTAAAGCAGTACATGGTAGATTAGGTTGTAAGGCCAAACGGGGTGACTTTGCCCGTTATTCGGCAACGTTATATTTTACGCAGTTAAATAAGTGAAGCAATCTCAAGTTAGTCAGTTCTAATACGATGCGCTCGGCCCACACATTGGCATGAGGGTTACCAGAAGGCACGAGTCTGGCTGGATGCCAGACGATATGCCAAACAGTCTTCATGCTTCATGTCTTTCATGGTCAAAGAAATAATCCGGATATGCAGAGTAGATTTCGGACccctagcgccatctattgaataAAGCTTGTACCTATTACTTGGTGTTTGGAAAATGCTTCCGAATTAACATGGAGATTATCATAATGTCTGTCTAGATTCTAGAACGTGCTAACACTAgactaaatacctataataggGTTTCTCAGCGTGCTGAAAAGATTAGCCAGTGTGCGTAGGAAAGTCGATAAGTAATTCATAAAAGAGGCTTCTTTAGTACATCCATTATTTTCTCTCTGAACCCAAACCAAGATCGCATCGCagaagaatttaatttaatagcgCCAAAATACTTCAGTTAAAAAGCAGTTTTTTCAAAAAGTTCCCGGCATTCCTGTTCTTGAgtgtaaaaaacaaaaatgaccGTTTGTAgtggaaattaaattaatttctaGTTATACCTAACTAAACGTAAAAGTATGATCTAGTCCTAGTAGTATAGCACTCCAAGTTAATTTACTACTATTTCTAGGTACGGTctcatacataattataagtcATAGCTACAATCGGCTccattataaatacttacttaagtacattaaaTATTGCTAAGCATATTCTTCCCGTAGACTTCTTTCACGTCTATGTAAtactaataagtaattaaactaGGTCTAACTAAGTGCAACGAGGCTAAAGACTGACAAAGATCGATcttttaactaattttaaaGGCAGGTAGAGCACTAGTTCACTGGAAGTTTATTAATTTGCTGCAGATACAAATAGTCGCATAGAGGCCGGTCAATGAACGCTGAAATTTCTAGGCCACCTAGGCTTTGCGGTAGTGGCGAGCTAAGCCAGAGATAGGTACGCTTCTTTTATATCCTGTGGtagatacttaagtatttatctgAAGTGATTTAAAGTGTTGgttatgataataattttattatactttaggtaggtaggtatgtggtAAACTACCACTTATACTCGTTTATCTATATTGCAAAAGCGGTGTATTAAGCCGTAAGGGGGTGGGATGACTCAGGGGAATCAGGCTctgaaaataaca harbors:
- the LOC105395872 gene encoding 3-oxoacyl-[acyl-carrier-protein] reductase FabG, which gives rise to HRRKWLTRHSAISFSGTNTCEQTVTMSFKDKVVIVTGASSGIGAATAVSFAGQGANVVLVARNQAKLDNVTSLCFEAGKKPLVINADVVKEEDAKRIIEETLKAYGKIDVLVNNAGKNTTVTFGSQDTMAALDDVMTLNYRAVVHLTYLALPYLLQSQGNIINVSSIASTKTFPNGWAYCPSKAAVDSFTKSLALELGPKGVRVNAVNPGPVKTDIIDNMGIPGSVSDKVWESMKAMTALHRVSETQEVADVILFLASDKARGVTASRWITDNGAQAM